The proteins below come from a single Hyphomicrobium denitrificans ATCC 51888 genomic window:
- the rpsL gene encoding 30S ribosomal protein S12 yields MPTIQQLIRKPRVKPVYREKSRHMEACPQKRGVCTRVYTTTPKKPNSALRKVAKIRLTNGFEVIGYIPGEGHNLQEHSVVLIRGGRVKDLPGVRYHIVRGVLDTQGVAARRQRRSKYGAKRPK; encoded by the coding sequence ATGCCGACGATACAACAGTTGATCCGCAAGCCGCGCGTAAAGCCGGTTTATCGCGAGAAGTCGCGCCACATGGAAGCCTGCCCGCAGAAGCGGGGCGTCTGCACGCGCGTTTATACGACGACGCCGAAGAAGCCGAACTCGGCGCTTCGTAAGGTCGCCAAGATCCGGCTGACCAACGGCTTTGAAGTCATCGGCTATATCCCGGGCGAAGGCCATAACCTGCAGGAGCACTCTGTGGTGCTCATCCGCGGCGGCCGCGTGAAGGACTTGCCGGGCGTTCGCTATCACATCGTCCGCGGCGTGCTCGATACGCAGGGCGTTGCAGCCCGCCGTCAGCGGCGTTCGAAATACGGTGCGAAGCGGCCGAAGTAA
- the rpsG gene encoding 30S ribosomal protein S7 — protein sequence MSRRHAAQKREVIPDPKFNDLVVTKFMNAVMEHGKKSVAERMVYGAFEKMEQKGKANPLDLFRQALDNVMPAVEVRSRRVGGATYQVPVEVRNERRQALAIRWLIAAARSRNESTLIDKLSGELLDAANNRGTAVKKREDTHKMAEANRAFSHYRW from the coding sequence ATGTCTCGTCGTCACGCGGCGCAAAAGCGGGAAGTGATCCCGGATCCGAAGTTCAACGACCTCGTCGTCACCAAGTTCATGAACGCGGTGATGGAACATGGTAAGAAGTCGGTTGCCGAGCGCATGGTTTATGGTGCGTTCGAAAAGATGGAACAGAAGGGCAAGGCGAACCCGCTCGATCTCTTCCGTCAGGCGCTCGACAATGTCATGCCGGCAGTCGAGGTTCGTTCTCGCCGCGTCGGTGGCGCCACGTATCAGGTGCCGGTCGAAGTTCGTAACGAGCGCCGTCAGGCTCTCGCGATCCGTTGGCTCATCGCTGCCGCACGTTCGCGCAACGAGTCGACGCTGATCGACAAGCTTTCGGGCGAATTGCTCGACGCAGCAAACAATCGCGGCACCGCCGTCAAGAAGCGGGAAGACACGCACAAGATGGCGGAAGCCAACCGCGCCTTCTCGCACTACCGCTGGTAG
- the fusA gene encoding elongation factor G: protein MARQYPIEDYRNFGIMAHIDAGKTTTTERILYFTGRNYKIGETHDGASTMDFMDQEAERGITITSAATTCFWTGRDGKKRRLNIIDTPGHVDFTIEVERSLRVLDGAVCVLDSNQGVEPQTETVWRQGDKYNVPRIIFANKMDKTGADFYMCVDDIKAKLGARPVPMQIPIGAESNFQGVIDLITMKSIIWDGDGKDSKMVEGEIPADLVDKANEYRAAMIEAAVEMDDAALEAFLEGKEPDADTLRKLVRKATVKGVFYPMYCGSAFKNKGVQPLLDAVVDFLPAPIDREAYKGTDPKTGNELLRKPSDNEPLSLIAFKIMSFEHVGSITFCRIYSGKLEQGMALANTSRDKKERAGRMYLMHAADREEIKEAYAGDIVALQGLKDTRTGETLCDPSKPVILEKMEFPEPVIEMKIEPKTKADQEKMAIALNTMSLEDPSFRVSVHPESGETILKGMGELHLDIKVDILKRTYGVEAMTGAPQVAYRETLARPTEIDYTHKKQTGGTGQFARVKLKLEPNEVGKGNEFSTSIVGGSIPKEYIPGVEKGVKSVWDNGILIGFPMVDMKVNLYDGAFHEVDSSAIAFEIATRAAMKEGCEKAGVKILEPVMDVEVVSPGEFVGGIIGDINSRRGQIRTQEMRGNATVIRAYVPLANMFGYINTLRSMSTGRAQYTMQFAHYADVPRNVADEVKAKYA from the coding sequence ATGGCCCGACAGTACCCGATCGAGGATTATCGCAATTTCGGCATCATGGCGCACATTGATGCTGGAAAAACCACGACCACCGAGCGAATCCTCTATTTCACCGGCCGTAACTACAAAATCGGCGAGACGCACGATGGCGCCTCGACGATGGACTTCATGGATCAGGAAGCCGAGCGCGGCATCACGATCACGTCGGCTGCGACGACCTGTTTCTGGACCGGCCGCGACGGCAAGAAGCGCCGCCTGAACATCATCGACACCCCAGGCCACGTCGACTTCACGATCGAAGTCGAGCGTTCGCTGCGCGTGCTGGATGGCGCGGTTTGCGTTCTCGACTCGAACCAGGGCGTCGAGCCGCAGACGGAAACCGTCTGGCGTCAGGGCGACAAGTACAACGTTCCGCGCATCATCTTCGCCAACAAGATGGATAAGACCGGCGCCGACTTCTACATGTGCGTCGACGACATCAAGGCGAAGCTCGGCGCGCGTCCCGTGCCGATGCAGATTCCGATCGGTGCCGAGTCGAACTTCCAGGGCGTCATCGATCTCATCACGATGAAGTCGATCATCTGGGACGGCGACGGCAAAGACTCGAAGATGGTCGAGGGTGAAATCCCGGCAGACCTCGTCGACAAGGCCAACGAATATCGCGCCGCGATGATCGAAGCCGCCGTCGAAATGGACGACGCTGCGCTCGAAGCCTTCCTCGAAGGCAAGGAGCCCGACGCCGACACGCTGCGCAAGCTGGTTCGCAAGGCGACCGTCAAGGGCGTCTTCTATCCGATGTACTGCGGTTCGGCTTTCAAGAACAAAGGCGTGCAGCCGCTCCTCGATGCGGTTGTCGACTTCCTGCCGGCTCCGATCGATCGCGAAGCCTACAAGGGCACGGATCCGAAGACCGGCAACGAGCTTCTCCGCAAGCCGTCCGACAACGAGCCGCTGTCGCTGATCGCTTTCAAGATCATGAGCTTCGAGCACGTCGGCTCGATCACGTTCTGCCGTATCTACTCGGGTAAGCTCGAGCAGGGCATGGCGCTCGCGAACACCTCGCGTGACAAGAAAGAGCGCGCCGGCCGCATGTATCTGATGCATGCCGCCGACCGCGAAGAAATCAAGGAAGCCTATGCGGGCGACATCGTCGCTCTGCAGGGTCTGAAGGACACGCGCACCGGCGAAACGCTTTGCGATCCGTCGAAGCCCGTCATTCTCGAAAAGATGGAGTTCCCGGAACCCGTCATCGAAATGAAGATCGAGCCGAAGACGAAGGCCGATCAGGAGAAGATGGCTATCGCGCTCAATACGATGTCGCTCGAAGATCCGTCCTTCCGCGTCTCGGTTCACCCCGAGTCGGGCGAGACGATCCTGAAGGGCATGGGCGAACTTCATCTCGACATCAAGGTCGATATCCTGAAGCGCACCTACGGCGTCGAAGCGATGACCGGCGCTCCGCAGGTCGCTTACCGTGAAACGCTCGCGCGTCCGACGGAGATCGACTACACGCATAAGAAGCAGACCGGCGGTACGGGTCAGTTCGCACGCGTCAAGCTGAAGCTCGAGCCGAACGAAGTCGGCAAAGGCAACGAGTTCTCGACGTCGATCGTCGGCGGTTCGATCCCGAAGGAATACATTCCGGGCGTCGAAAAGGGCGTCAAGTCGGTCTGGGACAACGGTATCCTGATCGGCTTCCCGATGGTCGACATGAAGGTCAACCTCTATGACGGCGCGTTCCACGAAGTGGACTCGTCCGCGATCGCATTCGAAATCGCGACGCGCGCTGCCATGAAGGAAGGCTGCGAAAAGGCGGGCGTCAAGATTCTCGAGCCCGTCATGGACGTCGAAGTCGTGTCGCCGGGCGAATTCGTCGGCGGTATCATCGGCGACATCAACTCGCGGCGCGGTCAGATCCGCACGCAGGAGATGCGCGGCAACGCAACGGTCATCCGTGCGTATGTCCCGCTCGCCAACATGTTCGGCTACATCAATACGCTGCGTTCGATGTCGACCGGTCGCGCGCAGTACACGATGCAGTTTGCACATTACGCGGACGTTCCGCGTAACGTCGCGGACGAGGTTAAAGCAAAGTACGCCTAA
- the tuf gene encoding elongation factor Tu produces the protein MAKAKFERNKPHCNVGTIGHVDHGKTTLTAALTKVSADRGWTSTSIAYDEVAKASESQGRRDPTKILTIATSHVEYATPNRHYAHVDCPGHADYVKNMITGAAQMDGAILVVSAVDGPMPQTREHILLARQVGVPKIVVFLNKCDIVEDEELLDLVEMEVRELLSKYNFPGDDTPVIRGAAVKALNGEKGPLADEAIIKLYEAMDTFIPIPERPKDQPFLMPIEDVFSISGRGTVVTGRIERGVIKVGEEVEIVGIRDTQKSVVTGVEMFRKLLDSGEAGDNVGCLLRGIDKEAVERGQVLCKPGSVKPHKKFTAEAYILNKEEGGRHTPFFTNYRPQFYFRTTDVTGTVKLAEGTEMVMPGDNVSVTVELVSPIAMEEKVRFAIREGGRTVGAGVVTKIIE, from the coding sequence ATGGCCAAAGCGAAATTTGAGCGGAACAAGCCGCACTGCAACGTCGGCACGATTGGACACGTCGACCATGGTAAGACGACGCTGACCGCAGCGTTGACGAAGGTTTCGGCCGATCGCGGCTGGACGTCGACGTCGATCGCGTATGACGAAGTTGCGAAGGCATCCGAGTCTCAGGGTCGCCGCGACCCGACGAAGATTCTGACGATCGCCACGTCGCACGTCGAATACGCGACGCCGAACCGTCACTATGCACACGTCGACTGCCCAGGCCACGCCGACTACGTCAAGAACATGATCACGGGCGCTGCGCAGATGGACGGCGCGATCCTCGTCGTCTCGGCCGTTGACGGCCCGATGCCCCAGACGCGTGAGCACATTCTTCTCGCCCGCCAGGTCGGCGTGCCGAAGATCGTCGTGTTCCTGAACAAGTGCGACATCGTCGAAGACGAAGAGCTCCTCGACCTCGTCGAAATGGAAGTTCGTGAGCTTCTCTCGAAGTACAACTTCCCGGGCGACGACACCCCGGTCATCCGCGGCGCCGCCGTCAAGGCGCTGAACGGTGAGAAGGGCCCGCTCGCCGACGAAGCCATCATCAAGCTCTATGAGGCGATGGATACGTTCATTCCGATCCCGGAGCGTCCGAAGGATCAGCCGTTCCTGATGCCGATCGAAGACGTGTTCTCGATCTCGGGTCGCGGTACCGTCGTCACCGGCCGTATCGAACGCGGTGTCATCAAGGTCGGCGAAGAAGTCGAAATCGTCGGCATCCGCGACACGCAGAAGTCGGTCGTCACGGGCGTCGAAATGTTCCGCAAGCTGCTCGACTCGGGCGAGGCTGGCGACAACGTGGGCTGCCTCCTGCGCGGCATCGACAAGGAAGCTGTCGAGCGTGGCCAGGTTCTCTGCAAGCCGGGCTCCGTCAAGCCGCATAAGAAGTTTACGGCTGAGGCGTACATCCTGAACAAGGAAGAAGGCGGCCGTCATACGCCGTTCTTCACGAACTATCGTCCGCAGTTCTACTTCCGCACGACCGACGTGACGGGCACCGTCAAGTTGGCCGAAGGCACGGAAATGGTCATGCCGGGCGACAACGTCTCGGTTACCGTTGAGCTCGTCTCGCCGATCGCCATGGAAGAGAAGGTGCGCTTCGCGATCCGCGAAGGCGGCCGTACGGTTGGCGCCGGCGTCGTCACGAAGATCATCGAGTAG
- the rpsJ gene encoding 30S ribosomal protein S10 — MHGQNIRIRLKAFDHRILDASTREIVNTAKRTGAEVRGPIPLPTRIERFTVNRSPHIDKKSREQFEMRTHKRLLDIVDPTPQTVDALMKLDLAAGVDVEIKL, encoded by the coding sequence ATGCACGGCCAAAACATCCGCATCCGGCTCAAGGCGTTCGATCATCGCATTCTCGATGCATCGACCCGTGAGATCGTGAATACGGCTAAACGCACCGGTGCTGAGGTTCGTGGTCCGATTCCGCTGCCGACCCGCATCGAGCGTTTTACGGTCAACCGTTCGCCGCACATCGACAAGAAGAGCCGTGAGCAGTTCGAAATGCGGACTCACAAGCGTCTCCTCGACATCGTCGATCCGACGCCGCAGACGGTCGACGCATTGATGAAGCTTGACCTTGCCGCCGGTGTCGACGTCGAGATCAAACTTTAA
- the rplC gene encoding 50S ribosomal protein L3, with translation MRSGVIAQKVGMTRIFTDAGEHVPVTVLRLENLQVLSHRTVEKNGYTAIQVGGGTRKPSRLTKADRGTFAKAEVEPKRKIAEFRVSPENLIDVGAEITADHFVPGQFVDVTGTTQGKGFQGAMKRWNFGGLRATHGVSVTHRAHGSTGQRQDPGKVFKGKKMAGHLGDERVTTQNLVVAKIDKARGLVMVRGAVPGSKGGWVIVRDAVKKAAPADLPKPGAFTPRGEAKKEGA, from the coding sequence ATGCGTTCCGGGGTAATTGCACAGAAGGTCGGCATGACCCGCATCTTTACCGATGCAGGCGAGCATGTCCCTGTGACCGTGCTGAGGCTCGAGAACCTTCAGGTTCTCTCGCATCGCACGGTTGAAAAGAACGGCTACACCGCCATCCAGGTTGGTGGTGGAACGCGCAAGCCTTCGCGGCTGACGAAAGCTGATCGCGGCACGTTCGCGAAGGCTGAAGTCGAGCCGAAGCGCAAGATTGCAGAGTTTCGTGTCAGTCCTGAGAACCTGATCGATGTTGGCGCCGAAATCACGGCTGACCACTTCGTTCCGGGTCAATTCGTGGACGTGACGGGCACCACGCAGGGCAAGGGCTTCCAGGGCGCAATGAAGCGCTGGAACTTCGGCGGCTTGCGCGCAACGCACGGCGTCTCGGTCACGCACCGCGCGCACGGTTCGACCGGTCAGCGCCAGGACCCGGGCAAAGTGTTCAAGGGCAAGAAGATGGCCGGTCATCTCGGCGACGAGCGCGTCACGACGCAGAACCTCGTCGTCGCCAAGATCGACAAGGCTCGCGGTCTCGTCATGGTGCGCGGCGCGGTTCCGGGCTCGAAGGGCGGTTGGGTTATCGTTCGCGACGCGGTGAAGAAAGCCGCTCCGGCGGATCTGCCGAAGCCGGGCGCATTCACGCCCCGCGGCGAAGCGAAGAAGGAAGGCGCGTGA
- the rplD gene encoding 50S ribosomal protein L4 encodes MKAEVTNLDASKAGDIDLADEIFGLEVRNDLIHRMVRYQTLKRMAGTHHAQDRSEVAVTGKKMTKQKGTGGARHGDKSAPQFRGGGKAFGPKPRSHAIELPKKVRALALRHALSSKAKAGEIVVIDKATSEGKTGALKAQFAKLSLDNALIIDGAELEPTFARAARNIPNIDVLPVQGINVYDILRRRKLVLTRAAVAALEARFK; translated from the coding sequence ATGAAAGCTGAAGTCACGAACCTCGACGCCAGCAAGGCTGGTGACATCGATCTCGCCGACGAGATCTTCGGTCTCGAGGTCCGCAACGATCTCATTCACCGCATGGTGCGCTATCAGACTCTGAAGCGCATGGCTGGCACGCATCACGCCCAGGATCGCTCGGAAGTTGCCGTCACCGGCAAGAAGATGACGAAACAGAAGGGCACGGGCGGCGCACGTCACGGCGACAAGTCGGCTCCGCAGTTCCGCGGCGGCGGCAAGGCGTTCGGTCCGAAGCCTCGTTCGCACGCGATCGAGCTGCCGAAGAAGGTTCGCGCGCTGGCTCTTCGCCACGCTCTCTCTTCGAAGGCAAAGGCCGGCGAGATCGTCGTCATCGACAAGGCAACGTCGGAAGGCAAGACCGGCGCGCTGAAGGCACAGTTCGCAAAGCTGTCGCTCGACAACGCGCTGATCATCGACGGCGCCGAGCTCGAGCCGACGTTCGCACGCGCGGCGCGCAACATTCCGAATATCGACGTGCTCCCGGTTCAGGGTATCAACGTCTACGACATTCTGCGTCGTAGAAAGCTGGTGCTGACCCGCGCGGCCGTTGCAGCGCTGGAGGCGCGGTTCAAATGA
- a CDS encoding 50S ribosomal protein L23, whose amino-acid sequence MTTKRSAYDVIVAPVITEKATLASEANQVIFKVKPDATKTEIKNAIETLFKVKVKSVNTIVRKGKLKAFRGVKAVLSDTKRAVVTLESGHSIDVTTGL is encoded by the coding sequence ATGACGACGAAACGCTCCGCTTACGACGTCATCGTTGCGCCGGTCATCACGGAAAAGGCAACGCTTGCGTCCGAAGCCAACCAGGTGATCTTCAAGGTCAAGCCTGACGCAACGAAGACCGAGATCAAGAACGCGATCGAGACCCTCTTCAAGGTCAAGGTCAAGTCGGTGAACACGATCGTTCGCAAGGGCAAGCTGAAGGCGTTCCGCGGCGTCAAAGCCGTGTTGAGCGATACGAAGAGGGCCGTCGTGACGCTCGAGAGCGGTCATTCGATCGACGTGACGACAGGGCTCTAA
- the rplB gene encoding 50S ribosomal protein L2, producing MALKTYNPTSPGRRHLIQVDKSTLWKGKPVKVLVEGLTKTGGRNSDGRITSRHIGGGAKRAYRRIDFRRRKYDAPATVERLEYDPNRTAFIALLKYEDGTQAYILAPQRLGVGDTVVAGTKVDVKPGNAMPLAAMPIGTIVHNVEMKPGKGGQIARSAGSFVQLVGRDSGFAVIRLNSGETRKVSAECMATVGAVSNPDHMNTVVGKAGRTRLLGRRPTVRSIAMNPVDHPNGGRTKGGKHWATPWGKPTKGFKTRKNKTTTKYIVRSRQKAKK from the coding sequence ATGGCGCTTAAGACATACAACCCGACGTCGCCCGGACGCCGCCACCTGATTCAGGTCGACAAGTCGACGCTGTGGAAGGGCAAGCCGGTCAAGGTTCTCGTCGAGGGCCTGACCAAGACGGGCGGTCGCAACAGCGATGGCCGCATCACGTCGCGCCACATCGGCGGCGGCGCCAAGCGCGCCTATCGCCGGATCGACTTCCGTCGCCGCAAGTACGATGCGCCGGCGACCGTCGAGCGCCTTGAGTACGATCCGAACCGGACCGCATTCATCGCTCTCCTCAAGTACGAGGACGGAACGCAGGCCTACATCCTCGCTCCGCAGCGTCTCGGTGTTGGCGACACGGTCGTCGCGGGCACCAAGGTCGACGTGAAGCCGGGCAATGCGATGCCGCTCGCCGCGATGCCGATCGGCACGATCGTCCACAACGTCGAGATGAAGCCCGGCAAGGGTGGTCAGATCGCGCGTTCCGCCGGTTCGTTCGTGCAGCTCGTCGGCCGTGACTCAGGTTTCGCCGTTATTCGCCTCAACTCGGGCGAGACGCGCAAGGTCAGCGCCGAATGCATGGCGACGGTCGGCGCGGTGTCGAACCCCGATCATATGAACACCGTGGTTGGCAAGGCCGGCCGCACGCGTTTGCTCGGCCGTCGTCCGACGGTTCGCTCGATTGCGATGAACCCGGTCGATCACCCGAACGGTGGTCGTACCAAGGGCGGCAAGCACTGGGCGACGCCCTGGGGCAAGCCGACCAAGGGCTTCAAGACGCGCAAGAACAAGACCACGACCAAATACATCGTACGCTCGCGCCAGAAGGCGAAGAAGTAG
- the rpsS gene encoding 30S ribosomal protein S19, with protein sequence MTRSVWKGPFVDGYLLKKADKSRSSGRNEVIKIWSRRSTILPQFVGLTFGVHNGQKHIPVAVTEDMIGHKFGEFAPTRIFHGHGGDKKAVKR encoded by the coding sequence TTGACACGTTCAGTCTGGAAAGGCCCGTTCGTCGACGGCTACCTCCTGAAGAAGGCGGATAAGTCGCGCTCGTCGGGGCGCAACGAGGTGATCAAGATCTGGAGCCGCCGCTCCACTATCTTGCCTCAGTTCGTCGGCCTGACCTTCGGCGTGCACAACGGGCAGAAGCATATCCCGGTCGCCGTGACCGAAGACATGATCGGCCACAAGTTCGGGGAATTCGCACCGACCCGCATTTTCCACGGGCACGGCGGCGATAAGAAAGCGGTGAAGAGATAA
- the rplV gene encoding 50S ribosomal protein L22, which translates to MGKPSHQRRLADTEAQAVAKSLRISPQKLNLVAGLIRGKKVEQALAELEFSEKRIAGDVRKCVMSAVANAENNHSLDVNDLVVAEAYVGKNMVLKRFHARGRGRGAAILKPFSQLTVVVRQVEEEKTEKKAAKKPAAGKAQAKSKEAK; encoded by the coding sequence ATGGGCAAGCCTAGCCATCAGCGGCGCCTCGCGGATACCGAGGCCCAGGCGGTTGCGAAGTCGCTGCGCATCTCGCCGCAAAAGCTCAACCTCGTCGCGGGATTGATCCGGGGCAAGAAGGTCGAACAGGCGCTCGCCGAACTCGAGTTCAGCGAGAAGCGCATTGCGGGCGATGTCCGCAAGTGCGTGATGAGCGCTGTCGCCAACGCCGAGAACAACCACTCGCTCGATGTCAATGATCTGGTCGTCGCCGAGGCTTATGTCGGCAAGAACATGGTCTTGAAGCGTTTCCATGCCCGTGGCCGTGGCCGCGGCGCGGCGATCCTGAAGCCCTTCTCGCAGCTGACCGTCGTCGTCCGTCAGGTCGAAGAGGAAAAGACCGAGAAGAAGGCCGCTAAGAAGCCGGCTGCCGGCAAGGCTCAGGCGAAGTCCAAGGAGGCCAAGTAA